The Dermochelys coriacea isolate rDerCor1 chromosome 7, rDerCor1.pri.v4, whole genome shotgun sequence sequence atgatttcttccaggtcactgataaaaatgttcaaTAGCCAACAACCAATCTTTGCGGGACCCCCCTAGAAACACATCTGCTGGATAATGATTCCCAGGTCTCGAACTGCGaactatcagttagccagtttttaatccatttaatggatGCCTAGTTCACTTTATATGATTCacatttcttaatcaaaatgtcatgcagtaccaagtcaaatgccttaaaaaagctaacagaatgttgggagtcattaggaaagggatagataatgagacagaaaatatcatattgcctctgtataaatttatggtacgcccacatcttgaatactgcgtgcagatgtggttgccccatctcaaaaagagatatattgggacttggaaaaggttcagaaaaaggcaacaaaaatgattaggggtatagaatgactgctgtatgaggagacattaataagactgggacttttcagcttggaaaagggatgatgaaggggggaatatgatagaggtctataaaatcatgactggtgtggagaaagtacatAAGTGTtaattactccttctcataacacaagaactaggggccaccaaatgaaatttataggcagcaggtttaaaacaaacaaacaagaagtattttttcacacaacgcacagtcaacccatggaactctttgccagaggatgttgtgaaggccaaggctataacaggattcaaaaaagaactagatacattcatggaggataggtccatcagtggctattagccaggatgggcagggatggtgtccctaacctctgtttgccagaagctggaaatgggtgacaggggatggatcacttgatgattacctgttctgttcattcccactggggcacctggcattggctactgtcggaagacaggattctgggcttgatggacctttggtctgaccccgtatggccgttcttataatGCCAttggatgatttaaaaaatataatgccCAGCAGAATGCCACTTAAAAGCATTAATAAAGGAAAGACTTTAGAGGTGTAGTAGATAATAGATATACAAGCTCACATTACAAGCCAACTGCAACAAAAGTCAATATTCCAAGAATGAATTTGTAATGTTAAAGGGAATCCTAATGCAGATCTCTGATACAACCTAATTATAGGCACTTAAGTAGGTTAGAGAGGACAAAACGTATTACCATAAGTGcatacattttttatttgtggCTGTGATATCAATTTCCATTAGCTAAGAGGGTTTAGGTTGGATGAGCTCTGCAACGAATTGCCAGCCTAAGCCCTGGATCTGTTATGATACCAATTGAGTGGTTTTCAAGCGTAGCCTCAACTAGTACTTAACAGTAGGTCTGGATTAGAGGATCAGTGTGCTGCAGACTACCTCCAGAAGAAAAAGTGCAACTTTCTATTAGTTCagagattaaattaaaaaaaaatcctgcccacTTGCTTCCTAGGTGACCTTAGAGGTGTCTGGGTAGAATTCTAGTTAATATACTATATCACTTTTAGTGTAGGGAGATTCCTCTGTGCCTCTGGTCCACTGGGAACAAAGCTCTTACTCTTGTTCAGCtctcttttaaaatgtggtttctgTGCAGTTGGTATTAGAAGCTTGTGTCTTTTTAATGATGAGATTAGTGGAGTTATACCTATTTTTCTACTCTTAAAATATCGAGGAGTATGTGCCAAAGATTCATGTGTGGAAAGTCATAATTTACAATTGAATTTTCTGTGTCACCATGCAGACTTGAGTTTTAAAACTAATAATTTCTGTTTCAGATTGAGGATTATATGACAAGGAATTTTATTACTGCAATGTCCTGATCAGGttattttcagaaaactttttCTATGTTCTTAAAGTATGTGAGACACAACCAGTCATTTTAAGAGTTGATATTCCGTAATTTCCCTCAGTGACTTCAAATTCTAGTTTGGTCTGTTTACAAAGCAAAATCATATTTATTTTACACTGCAAGATCAACCTACGTTCTTTCTGCTTTATATCATCCCTAGCAATAGAGAGTCTTCAACAGGCTGTCCACCTTTTTTATGACGACCTGCTTTCTCTCCACCCGACCCCCCAGCTATAGTTTGCCAAAGATGCCATGATGCACTGCACTAGCTACATCTTGTCCATGAAAGAGGTTGAATTTTTTCCAGCAGGATAAATGCCAATTCTGTGAGCATGTCCAAAAGACCCATGCATGACAATGTTCCAGTCTTTGGGTAGTAAATAGCACTTCGAACACAGAAATGGTATGAAGGAGACTGTGCAGTTTACTACTAGGCTTGGTGTAAAGCAGATAGTCTGAATTCAGTGCCTTCTGGGGTGCTGAACCAAATCCACTTTGCTTCAGTTGTAAATGCTGTTTTCTCCTGGCCTGATCTAGTTGAAGGAAGTGAACTCCAGAGACTCACAAGATTCTTGAGCAAAAAATAGTAATGTTTTAAGTATGTATACTACAATAAGTGCTTAGCTATTGTTTTTCCTActttgttcatttttgtttttaaaaataaaacctgaattGTGGCCCTCGAGCGCTTGGGGTAACATAACTGTAGGCCCTGTGCAGATAGAATCTTCAGAGAGGATCTTAAACTCTAAGAAGTCTctcctgagcatgtgcaaacttcAAATaaataactaactaaataaagcATATAACTTAGCCAAatctgggcagattttcacagggaccgcaaaagacacatccctgaTACAAAGGCCACTGccctaccaaatttcaagtccctgttacAAACATGGAGTCACTAGAACTTTTCAAAGAAAGTCACccaaatttttttaacatgggcaaaacatctTTTCCTAGCCTTGCTCTCAGCAATGGCTGAAGCTTTAtggcttaaattttcaaaaaataaatttgattgaGGCAGACACTCATCAAGGAAAACTTCAGTCCAAACAGTTAAAAGTTTGGCACCATAATAAGTGACTGAAAACAGGGACTTATAGTGGTAAGTATCAGGTGACTTTAAGTTATCTTCTTGGGGGATGAAGGCTAGTAGCACAACCTATAATAACATTAccaatttactttattttatttttttacgaACTTATGTTTCTTGATATTGTTAAGCTGTTTAACTACTTGCCTTCACGTTTTGTGTTTTCATTCCTAGAATAGATCTTGATATCTTTTTCCTGTGATGTTGTCATTGTGTCCTCTCTTCTTCTGTACAATGTCTTCTCTGTTTCCTTCCCTATGATTTCTTTATTCTCCCAGAGACTGAATTGGGCCATGAGCTAacctctcctctttccctttctcaGCAGTGAGTCATACAGGTCAGAGTTGAGGCACATTGGCTGGCAATAAAGGGTGGCTTGCACTGCTGTCACCCAGTACATTTCATAGAACAAAATTCACCTAAAAACAAAGAAGACAACCTATAGGACACCTAATTTTTATTCTGTcttttgtctttttgttcaggATTGATATTGCCGAATGGAGATATCAATTGGAATTGCCCGTGCCTTGGTGGAATGGCTAGTGGTCCCTGTGGGGAACAATTCAAATCGGCCTTTTCCTGTTTCCACTATAGCACAGAAGAAATAAAGGGATCGGACTGTGTGGACCAGTTCCGGGCTATGCAGGAGTGCATGCAGAAGTATCCAGACCTTTACCCCCAAGAAGAtgatgaagagagagaaaatcagagCAAAGATTTGGAAACCACTCCTACAGAGGCTGCAGTAGCCAAAGAGGAGAAGGGATCTAGCTAATGAAGAAGCATGGAGGCTCTTGTCTCAACTCCTTAAAATCAGACACCTGGACGTTTTGAAAAGTGTCTGTCTTTTGAGTCTTCAAGAAGTGTTTCACCTTTAATGATCGATACACTGTATTGTATGAAATAACTTATTACAGGAGCAGAGACCTCAGCCCTGTGGTCTTAAAGTAAACACTGCAGAAAGAGCAAGTCTATATGTATGTACTGTGTAAACTGTTAGTGGGTAGagccactgctttaaaaaaatttctccaGTTCTCAGTTTGCAGATTGGGTTGAATAATGtctgtaaaaatataaaacatactTTTTTCAACCAAAAAGTTCCATTAGCCAGTGTGTCAGGTCTATATCCATTTCAGTTCATTCTGATCAGTAGTTGTTCCTTTTCAATGTGTTCTGTGCTGTTGATAGGAAAAGCATTTTGTGGAATTTCTTAAAGCTTCTCTGCTGGAGAGTAGCCCTTAAAGTTGGAAAGGAGCTAAGCTTAGAAGTTGCAAACTCCATAATTTCAAATGGCACTAAAAGATATTGGCTGCATATACTACTGATTCCAAGTAAAGATTTCCTGAAAACTAAAGTTAAAATGTGtggcttttttaattttatgaattGAATAtggcttttgccttttgaaaatggTAGGTGTGTTGAGCAGTTTTTGATAAAACTATTAAGTGAATGGGAAGAATGCTGATCATTATGTTCCTTTGTTCTGAAAGCCCAGCTTTTGAGGTCCCTCTGTTAGTGCCTGTTCTTTCTGTATAGACATGTTCTTACAATATGCCATTGACAATAAAA is a genomic window containing:
- the CHCHD4 gene encoding mitochondrial intermembrane space import and assembly protein 40 is translated as MSYCRQEGKDRIIFVTKEDHETPSSAELVADDPNDPYEDQGLILPNGDINWNCPCLGGMASGPCGEQFKSAFSCFHYSTEEIKGSDCVDQFRAMQECMQKYPDLYPQEDDEERENQSKDLETTPTEAAVAKEEKGSS